In one window of Mercurialis annua linkage group LG4, ddMerAnnu1.2, whole genome shotgun sequence DNA:
- the LOC126678696 gene encoding pectinesterase/pectinesterase inhibitor PPE8B-like, with translation MEIVYIPSEKNNIVLIGDGIKKTVISNNRSFASGFPISSSATLNIDGPNFIAMNLTVQNTAGAEGKQAVALRSNSPNSAFYLLEIKGYQDTLYIHNGPQFYRECTIFGTVDFIFGEGPAFFQKCQILARQALPPQENALTANGRLTPTSGDGFAFQLCNITGDEDLLNSKNPTPTFLGRPWKAYSRTVFLQSYMSSIINSQGWLRWNTTYESTLFYAEFKNQGAGAVVNKRVNWPGVHSTLDIRMAEQYTVIEVHWDIDIMTEDVGAKMEEKTSDEKLSGDYDDYRSDDEQVDGEADP, from the exons ATGGAAATCGTATACATTCCTTCAGAAAAAAACAATATTGTTCTTATTGGCGACGGTATCAAAAAGACTGTCATTTCAAACAATAGAAGTTTTGCATCAGGGTTTCCTATATCTAGTTCTGCTACACTGAACATTGATGGGCCGAATTTTATAGCAATGAACTTAACTGTTCAAAATACTGCTGGTGCCGAGGGTAAGCAAGCTGTGGCGCTCCGCTCTAATTCTCCTAATTCGGCATTTTATCTATTGGAAATTAAAGGGTATCAAGATACTTTATATATACACAACGGTCCTCAATTTTATCGGGAGTGCACTATTTTTGGGACGGTGGATTTTATATTTGGAGAAGGGCCGGCATTTTTCCAAAAATGTCAAATTCTAGCAAGACAAGCTCTTCCGCCTCAAGAAAATGCATTGACTGCAAACGGACGTCTCACTCCAACATCAGGCGATGGATTTGCATTTCAGCTGTGCAACATTACGGGAGATGAAGATTTATTGAACTCCAAAAATCCGACGCCAACTTTTTTGGGTCGGCCATGGAAAGCATACTCGAGAACTGTTTTCTTGCAATCTTACATGAGTTCCATCATTAACTCACAAGGATGGTTGCGCTGGAATACTACTTATGAAAGTACATTATTTTATGCCGAATTTAAAAATCAAGGCGCGGGGGCTGTGGTGAATAAACGAGTTAACTGGCCTGGAGTTCATTCTACTCTAGACATCCGTATGGCGGAGCAATATACT GTTATTGAAGTTCATTGGGACATT GATATTATGACGGAGGACGTTGGGGCAAAGATGGAGGAAAAAACGAGTGATGAGAAGCTGAGCGGTGATTATGATGATTACAGGTCCGATGATGAGCAAGTTGATGGTGAAGCCGATCCTTAA
- the LOC126678697 gene encoding probable pectinesterase/pectinesterase inhibitor 44, with product MEIVYIPSEKNNIVLIGDGIKETVISNNRSFASGFPISSSATLNIDGPNFIAMNLTVQNTAGAEGKQAVALRSNSPNSAFYLLEIKGYQDTLYIHNGPQFYRECTIFGTVDFIFGEGPAFFQKCQILARQALPPQENALTANGRLTPTSGDGFAFQLCNITGDEDLLNSKNPTPTFLGRPWKAYSRTVFLQSYMSSIINSQGWLRWNTTYESTLFYAEFKNQGAGAVVNKRVNWPGVHSTLDIRMAEQYTVSKFISGDQWIPNTGIPFDSGLYI from the coding sequence ATGGAAATCGTATACATTCCTTCAGAAAAAAACAATATTGTTCTTATTGGCGACGGTATCAAAGAGACTGTCATTTCAAACAATAGAAGTTTTGCATCAGGGTTTCCTATATCTAGTTCTGCTACACTGAACATTGATGGGCCGAATTTTATAGCAATGAACTTAACTGTTCAAAATACTGCTGGTGCCGAGGGTAAGCAAGCTGTGGCGCTCCGCTCTAATTCTCCTAATTCGGCATTTTATCTATTGGAAATTAAAGGGTATCAAGATACTTTATATATACACAACGGTCCTCAATTTTATCGGGAGTGCACTATTTTTGGGACGGTGGATTTTATATTTGGAGAAGGGCCGGCATTTTTCCAAAAATGTCAAATTCTAGCAAGACAAGCTCTTCCGCCTCAAGAAAATGCATTGACTGCAAACGGACGTCTCACTCCAACATCAGGCGATGGATTTGCATTTCAGCTGTGCAACATTACGGGAGATGAAGATTTATTGAACTCCAAAAATCCGACGCCAACTTTTTTGGGTCGGCCATGGAAAGCATACTCGAGAACTGTTTTCTTGCAATCTTACATGAGTTCCATCATTAACTCACAAGGATGGTTGCGCTGGAATACTACTTATGAAAGTACCTTATTTTATGCCGAATTTAAAAATCAAGGCGCAGGGGCTGTGGTGAATAAACGAGTTAACTGGCCTGGAGTTCATTCTACTCTAGACATCCGTATGGCGGAGCAATATACTGTCTCTAAATTCATAAGCGGCGATCAATGGATACCAAATACCGGTATTCCTTTTGATAGCGGTTTATATATATGA
- the LOC126679132 gene encoding mitogen-activated protein kinase kinase kinase 20-like produces the protein MMKRKFDSTTMKGEEVQFGSVYNNGISWLRGSLLGKGGFGSVYIAKLRKPDSRNRPIMLKSAEVCKSSSLQKEKEIYNNLYDCPYILQCFGEETTTDQYGHMFYNILLEYASGGTLASLIKQSGGCGLPESDVKRYTRFILKGIHYYIHSYGYVHCDLKPANVLLVSTGGSEFVPKIGDLGLAKKIVRNRELGDSDIGGTTMYMAPETVADGIQETPSDI, from the coding sequence ATGATGAAGAGGAAATTTGATTCAACAACGATGAAAGGAGAAGAAGTacaatttggttcggtttataaCAATGGAATTTCTTGGTTGAGAGGTTCATTGCTTGGGAAAGGAGGATTTGGGtcggtttatattgctaaactGAGGAAACCCGACTCAAGAAATCGTCCAATTATGCTTAAATCGGCTGAGGTTTGTAAATCAAGTTCATTACAGAAGGAGAAGGAAATTTACAACAATCTTTATGATTGTCCTTATATTCTTCAATGCTTTGGCGAAGAAACTACAACTGATCAGTATGGTCATATGTTTTACAACATTCTGTTAGAGTACGCTTCTGGCGGAACCCTAGCTTCTCTGATCAAGCAATCCGGTGGCTGTGGGTTGCCTGAATCTGATGTCAAGAGATATACAAGGTTTATTCTTAAAGGGATTCATTATTATATTCATAGCTATGGCTATGTGCATTGTGATTTAAAGCCTGCCAATGTTCTGCTTGTGTCTACTGGTGGCTCTGAATTTGTTCCGAAGATCGGCGATTTAGGGTTGGCGAAGAAAATTGTGAGAAACAGGGAGCTTGGTGATTCTGACATTGGAGGGACTACTATGTATATGGCGCCGGAGACGGTGGCCGATGGAATTCAGGAGACTCCGTCTGATATTTAG
- the LOC126679131 gene encoding mitogen-activated protein kinase kinase kinase 20-like encodes MLTGNKVWDSVVRTTATEILKKIGDCCELPKIPNQISKDAKAFLKACLVKKAAFRFTAEMQLDHQFLSGIQCDYAIYESKDEMLMNSAHTLCDSDIEESMNSVEISWASDKTFFLFSLD; translated from the coding sequence ATGTTAACAGGCAACAAGGTTTGGGATTCAGTTGTTCGTACAACAGCTACTGAGATTTTGAAAAAGATTGGCGATTGCTGCGAATTGCCTAAAATTCCTAATCAGATTTCGAAGGATGCAAAGGCTTTCTTGAAAGCATGTTTGGTGAAGAAGGCTGCTTTTAGATTTACTGCAGAGATGCAATTAGATCACCAATTCTTATCAGGGATCCAGTGTGATTATGCAATCTATGAATCAAAGGATGAAATGTTGATGAATTCAGCTCACACATTGTGTGATTCTGACATTGAAGAGTCGATGAATTCAGTTGAGATATCTTGGGCTTCTGACAAGACCTTTTTTCTGTTCTCTCTTGACTGA